One stretch of Streptomyces agglomeratus DNA includes these proteins:
- a CDS encoding DUF2264 domain-containing protein yields MPFGNRDDWEATADRLLLAVRPYASPRRALIDLPGSRPSRSGPRSDGLEGYARTFLLAAFRVAGAAGHDPHGHLAHYAEGLAAGTEKPVRDSGLSATAPDSWPLMADVRQAVVEAASVALALRLTRPWLWDTLDERSRDRVVEWLRPALGPSPVDNNWWLFGLTVAGFLQDAGIETDRARATVDRSLARVEEWHLGDGWYSDGPNRAFDHYNAWALHFYPVLHAHLAGDRELLGRYGPRLRAQLEAATRMFDANGAPMPYGRSLTYRFAAAAAPWLGALTGHTPLTPGATRRLASGTLRYFLDRGAVDDRGLLTLGWHGPYAPVVQSYSGPASPYWAAKGFLGLLLPPDHPAWTDPEEPLPAEIRDAVTTLGPPNMLIQSTAADGLVRLHNHGSNHAGPGEDPGYARFAYSTRTGPTHEGADDAHDGADDAHEGAAPDESAGAADHHHTADNHFALLVDGVWTRRGPAIPLSGGPGWVASAHTPAPGIRVVSATAAHGRAELRVHLVTGAPEGTPVRQTGWATDDRAAGPLEPAGDRVTAQLHPVHGYTTTTELRTGSTSLAARTRTAALDGRTTAGGTLFVALASLTAEPEPAPVSTLADVRVTGRTVRVTWTDGSTTCLSPDY; encoded by the coding sequence ATGCCGTTCGGGAACCGCGACGACTGGGAAGCGACGGCGGACCGGCTCCTGCTCGCCGTACGCCCCTACGCCTCCCCGCGCCGCGCCCTGATCGACCTGCCCGGCTCCCGCCCCAGCCGGTCCGGCCCGCGCTCCGACGGCCTCGAAGGCTACGCCCGTACTTTCCTGCTCGCCGCCTTCCGCGTCGCGGGCGCGGCCGGCCACGACCCGCACGGGCACCTCGCCCACTACGCCGAAGGGCTCGCCGCCGGCACCGAGAAGCCCGTCCGCGACAGCGGGTTGTCGGCCACCGCACCGGACTCCTGGCCGCTGATGGCCGACGTACGCCAGGCCGTCGTCGAAGCCGCCTCCGTCGCCCTCGCCCTGCGCCTCACCCGGCCCTGGCTCTGGGACACCCTCGACGAACGCTCCCGCGACCGCGTCGTCGAGTGGCTGCGGCCCGCCCTCGGCCCGTCCCCCGTGGACAACAACTGGTGGCTCTTCGGCCTCACCGTCGCCGGATTCCTCCAGGACGCCGGCATCGAGACCGACCGCGCCCGCGCCACCGTCGACCGCTCCCTCGCCCGCGTCGAGGAATGGCACCTGGGCGACGGCTGGTACAGCGACGGCCCGAACCGCGCCTTCGACCACTACAACGCGTGGGCCCTGCACTTCTACCCCGTCCTGCACGCCCACCTCGCCGGTGACCGGGAACTCCTCGGCCGCTACGGACCCCGCCTGCGCGCCCAACTCGAAGCCGCCACCCGGATGTTCGACGCCAACGGCGCCCCCATGCCGTACGGCCGCTCCCTCACCTACCGCTTCGCCGCCGCGGCCGCCCCCTGGCTGGGCGCACTCACCGGCCACACCCCGCTCACCCCCGGCGCCACCCGCCGCCTCGCCTCAGGCACCCTGCGGTACTTCCTCGACCGGGGCGCGGTCGACGACCGGGGGCTGCTGACCCTCGGCTGGCACGGCCCGTACGCCCCGGTCGTCCAGAGCTACTCCGGCCCGGCCTCTCCCTACTGGGCGGCCAAGGGCTTCCTCGGCCTTCTTCTGCCGCCGGACCACCCGGCCTGGACCGACCCCGAAGAGCCGCTGCCCGCCGAGATCCGGGACGCCGTCACCACCCTCGGCCCGCCGAACATGCTGATCCAGTCCACGGCGGCCGACGGTCTCGTACGCCTCCACAACCACGGCAGCAACCACGCCGGCCCCGGCGAGGACCCCGGATACGCCCGCTTCGCCTACTCCACCCGCACGGGCCCGACCCACGAAGGCGCCGACGACGCGCACGACGGCGCCGACGACGCGCACGAGGGCGCCGCCCCGGACGAAAGCGCCGGCGCCGCGGACCACCACCACACCGCCGACAACCACTTCGCCCTGCTCGTAGACGGCGTCTGGACCAGGCGCGGCCCCGCCATCCCACTCTCCGGCGGCCCCGGCTGGGTGGCCTCGGCGCACACCCCCGCCCCCGGCATCCGCGTAGTGTCCGCCACCGCGGCCCACGGCCGCGCCGAACTCCGCGTCCATCTCGTCACCGGCGCCCCCGAGGGAACCCCCGTACGCCAGACCGGCTGGGCCACCGACGACCGGGCGGCCGGCCCGCTCGAACCGGCCGGCGACCGGGTGACCGCGCAACTCCATCCGGTCCACGGCTACACCACCACAACCGAATTGCGCACCGGATCGACCTCGCTCGCCGCCCGGACCCGTACCGCCGCCCTCGACGGCCGCACCACGGCGGGCGGCACGCTCTTCGTCGCCCTCGCCTCCCTGACCGCCGAGCCGGAGCCCGCGCCCGTCAGCACGCTCGCCGACGTACGCGTCACCGGCCGCACGGTCCGGGTGACGTGGACGGACGGATCGACCACCTGCCTGAGCCCGGACTACTGA
- a CDS encoding substrate-binding domain-containing protein has product MRESAAERHDRLLGLVRERGSARVSDLAGQLGVSPVTVRRDVEELAGRGLLDRVHGSVSWPRGRGGPDGAPAGAGRGAGLVLGMLAPSATYYFPEVIRGAHEAAARAGARLILRISDYRPEEDHARTEGLLAAGAEGLLVAPGWRRPDDPSAYGDWITSLPVPTVLLERQPVPGSRLDGTDRVCSDHRHGVLLAVRHLMELGHGAPLLMARDDSPTALAVRAGYADALGVLGVRAPRDVIGSVPAETHPDRFEAAVQALREAVASGTATAALIHNDVDAIQVVQRLAELGVRVPQDLALIAYDDEVAALADTPLTAVAPPKREVGRQATGLLMERLGHGRGQGEEEPRRHLTLLPQLRVRASCGATPV; this is encoded by the coding sequence GTGCGCGAGAGTGCTGCTGAACGTCACGACCGACTGCTGGGCCTGGTACGGGAACGGGGTTCGGCCCGCGTCTCGGATCTCGCCGGGCAACTGGGGGTGTCCCCCGTGACGGTGCGCCGGGACGTGGAGGAGCTGGCCGGGCGGGGGCTGCTCGACCGGGTGCACGGATCGGTGTCGTGGCCGCGGGGCCGGGGCGGTCCGGACGGGGCCCCGGCGGGTGCGGGCCGGGGCGCCGGCCTGGTGCTCGGCATGCTGGCCCCCTCGGCGACGTACTACTTCCCCGAGGTGATCCGGGGTGCGCACGAGGCGGCGGCGCGGGCCGGGGCCCGGCTGATCCTGCGGATCTCGGACTACCGGCCGGAGGAGGACCACGCGCGCACCGAGGGGCTGCTGGCGGCGGGCGCCGAGGGGCTGCTGGTGGCGCCGGGCTGGCGTCGGCCGGACGACCCGTCCGCGTACGGGGACTGGATCACCTCGCTGCCCGTGCCCACCGTCCTGCTGGAGCGGCAGCCGGTGCCGGGCTCGCGGCTGGACGGGACCGACCGGGTCTGCTCGGACCACCGGCACGGGGTGCTGCTGGCCGTGCGGCACCTGATGGAACTGGGGCACGGGGCGCCGCTGCTGATGGCCCGCGACGACTCGCCGACGGCTCTCGCCGTGCGCGCCGGGTACGCGGACGCGCTGGGCGTGCTGGGCGTGCGCGCGCCGCGGGACGTGATCGGTTCCGTACCGGCCGAGACGCACCCGGACCGCTTCGAGGCGGCGGTGCAGGCCCTGCGGGAGGCGGTCGCGTCGGGGACGGCGACGGCAGCGCTGATCCACAACGACGTGGACGCGATCCAGGTGGTGCAGCGGCTCGCGGAGCTGGGTGTGCGGGTGCCCCAGGACCTGGCGCTGATCGCGTACGACGACGAGGTCGCGGCGCTCGCCGACACGCCGCTCACGGCGGTGGCGCCGCCGAAGCGCGAGGTGGGGCGGCAGGCCACCGGGCTGCTGATGGAGCGGCTCGGGCACGGGCGGGGCCAGGGTGAGGAGGAACCGCGGCGGCATCTGACGCTCCTTCCGCAACTGCGGGTGCGGGCTTCGTGCGGAGCCACACCTGTCTGA